From the Pangasianodon hypophthalmus isolate fPanHyp1 chromosome 18, fPanHyp1.pri, whole genome shotgun sequence genome, the window AAGCAGGCCAAGAGGCAGCGCTCGTCCTCGCCGGAGCTGCTGCGCTGCAAGCGGCGCCTGAGCTTCGCGGGTTTCGGCTACAGTCTGCCGCAGCAGCAGCCGCACGCCGTGGCGCGGCGCAACGAGCGCGAGCGCAACCGGGTCAAGCTGGTCAACAACGGCTTCGCGACGCTGCGCGAGCACGTGCCCAACGGCGCGGCCAACAAGAAGATGAGCAAGGTGGAGACGCTGCGCTCTGCGGTCGAGTACATCCGCGCCCTGCAGCAGCTGCTCGACGAGCACGACGCCGTGAGCGCAGCCTTCCAGTCGGGCGTCCTGTCTCCCAGCGTCGCGCACAGCTACTCCAACGACATGAACTCCATGGCCGGATCACCTGTCTCCTCATATTCCTCAGACGAAGGATCCTACGACCCACTCAGTCCCGAGGAGCAGGAGCTCCTAGATTTCACCAGCTGGTTCTGAACATCAGGTTAGACCcaaaaccaccaccaccaccacttcACCacccctttttctttctttctttgcattttttttaaaaattccataTCCGCTCAGATATTCTATCTTATTGCACATTTGCACGTGCTGCATGCAGAACTAACGTTTGCATCGTCTTCTTTATTTTATAGGAAGATCCTGAAGATTGTTGAAGATTGTCAGCACTCACTCTGGAGGTCCAGGCGCGTCCTCCGAGAACACAAGGCACTGCGTTTGCGCTCCCGTCCGGTTGGATAGACCCGAGTTCACAATATCAAGAGAGACTGGCCCAAGATGAGAGGCCAAAGCGACACGCATCGGCCCCAAGTGTCCCGAGCCAAAGGACTTGTAGAGCAgacaagtgcaaaaaaaaaaagaaaagaaaaagtaataaagtaaatgcGCAGGGGTTCGCTATAGCCCAAAGCGCATTGACCCAACAGATCCATTTAAGATGTACTATTTTTCTGCATAAGCGATTCTATTTGTTCTTAAACTATGCTAAACCCAATCACAGAGCTGTCCTGTCCTGCACATCAAAATCCCCCGTGTTGATTTAACACCTTCAGCTGGCCACAGAAGAGCACTGGGAGAGTCGCTTCAGCTCTGCAGGTGTTCACTCAGCACTGGAAGAGTTCACCTGAACTCGGGGATTTTGCTGTAACTCTATGCTTCCAACCTGGCGGAATTTATTATAATGAAGTtctatttgtataaaaaaaaaaatcacgttttttttttttttctaaaatatattaaactatttttgtatgtatgtaagaGATTTATAGATGCTGTTTTTGTACACATTCAttgtaatatgtatatatttttggcTTATACATAAACACAGCCTAAACACCGTATGTTGCTTATTACCTCTTGCCTTTTCAGACGTGTAGTCTAAATGCATCTGTTTACGGTATtaggcttttttgttttgttttgtttgtctgaTTTTTCCTGGAGTTTGACACTCCAGAGTTTGATTTCAGCACCAACGTGTCTTATTTAACGGGAAGTACATGTAATATGACTCGGAGTTCACAGTGATCAAAGGTTATGCAGCTATTGTCCAAACCATGGCGGTCTATTTTCTCTCCACACTGCCTGTTTAACTCTGCCTTTACAATATTCCaaggagaaaacaaaaaatggggaaaatgccTTACGTCcatattttttacactttaGTCTCATAATAAAAAGTTTCTAAAAATACTTGTTGCTTCTGTGGATTTTCATTCAaactaaatgtttttcattcctTAATATTTGAAGAagaagggatggatggatggtggtgggaggaggagatggaggaggtggaggaggtgggggTGATGGGCCTATTTGGATCAcaagatttctgagaggaaGAAAACTATTGGTTAGATGTGTTTCTGACGTTGAAAAGGTTGCAACATGGGGCATCTGAGTGATCTTGGAGCAGTTTCCAACATGCATGAATTACATggcacatttaaagattttaacggagagagagagagagagagagggagtgggaGTTCAAAGTAATGCTCACTCAACCATTTCACAATAATTTCCCTtactaaaaatataaacattacagTTATATTCCTGGTGCAATTCCCTCCCAGAGAGTGTTGCTGCTGTTATTTTAGCCATGAAAGCAACAATAATGAGTCTAGTGGCTCACAgctatttaatgttttatttttatttgattttatttgccTTTGATTTTTGTTGTCCTGATAGAAGAAACACAAGATACATTACCATTATCCATTACCTTataagcaagcaagcaaacaaataaacaaagaaataaagaaatagattAGTCTAATAtataatagataaataaatagctaaataaattGTGGAAGCCTCTAATAAGCTCAAGCTTGTGCTTTGAttaaaattgatttgaattcaaatagatttttataaattgatttgaatgaattgattgattgacCGGGTTATGGATTGTGGTGGAGGTTGGACATACCTGTCCTCCTGCCTATAGTTATGTCTCTGAGACGCTGGACTCACTCACTAACCTCTTGCCTTATAACTGGATCCTTCTGTGTTTTCTCTGGATAAACAAAATGCCACAAATGCCACAAGATGCATTAAGGATCCTGGAGTCTCTGTGCACATCAAGTCAAACAGCTTCAGACACATAGGAAtgtcctacacacacatttgtgtgtatacatgcTGTAGTGTGTAAAGTGGAAACTCTTACCACACATTGTTTGTCTTTAGGTTGTAGTCTCCTGTAAGTGCTGTATATGATAATGTGTGGTTATTATAAGTGAAACCACAACCTGCTCTGCAGAAGCAAAAGTACCAAAtggatctttttttctttctgtctctggaTTGGTATcatgaagggggcgtggcttgtGCACTTTTAATTAAGCTTGAAAGGTACAGCAGTGGTCCTTGTGGTCCAGGTATGCATCTTAAATTCCTTTTTAAAAGGTATGAAGTTACACAGTAAAGGTATAAACATGCACCATTAATGGTACCACGTGGACGACAAGGagaagtacagtttggtacctttatctCTGAGAGAGTTTGATATTCTTGCTTAATAATCATTTACCAATCTTAATTCAGGTTGTATATTTGGTTACACATTGCGCATGCGCACAAAATGGCGAGCAGCTGATATTTATTCGGTAACTGCAGTTTGATGgctttgtacttgtactctgatagatgacagtaaagttgaatcgaatcgaatcgaatcTAATGCGTGAAGCGCCGATTCAAAACCTTCGTGACTCTACTGAAGATGACCCGCGCGCGCTCCTCTAGTGGAGGCACTCACTGGGCTCTGACAGGTAGCTCGCGCAACGCGCACGCGCGCGTGCTCCGGGGCGCGTGCCTCGCCCTGTAACTAGCGCGTGGATGGACACCGTGCGCCGCTCGAGTGGAGCGCGCGCGTTGCGTCACGGTGGAAAGGCGCGTGCCTCGCCGAGAGAGCGGCGCGCGACCGAACACCGGCACTCAGCGGAACCTTCTCCTCAAGGCAGGTGTTAGCGAGaagacaacaaacaaacaaacaaacaaacaaacaagggaGACTCGCGCGCAAGAGAGACTCTTGTTCACGCTCGCGCCGTGTTTTTGCTCGTATGCCTCTTCCTGCTTTTATGCTGATACAGTGGTTctcatgcttttttttgcacCCTCTGAGCAGTACAAGAAATTCCACTGACTCCCAAAGTACAGATTCATTTTGCAAATATAATAGTAGAGTAAAATTTTATTCTCATTATATCagtgtgtacaataatattttggctatataCTGGAGCTTTTAATTCCTGAGCTTTCCACTCACACAACACATTTTCTagtaaaatgtgtatttttatccaAGTTGAAATTATTTACATGCTGACTTGGTTGTTTTGAGTTTTTGAAGTTTGGATTAAATCTGTTAAATTCTACTGACCAGTCAAAAACTCTAATAAGTGTTTTATAACTATAAGCCAAATAGTACTGTGAGTTCAGGTATATTAGGACATCAGCTAAACCAGGACGTACTTTATCAGTACATATTTTCTGTCTTGATAAGTGAAAGTCAAAATAACTGTTATG encodes:
- the ascl1a gene encoding achaete-scute homolog 1a translates to MFVGNYGVRHHFQESISPVIDIAAKMDLSVEQAQFVAPACFFATAASQSLSPSESTGKSASKQAKRQRSSSPELLRCKRRLSFAGFGYSLPQQQPHAVARRNERERNRVKLVNNGFATLREHVPNGAANKKMSKVETLRSAVEYIRALQQLLDEHDAVSAAFQSGVLSPSVAHSYSNDMNSMAGSPVSSYSSDEGSYDPLSPEEQELLDFTSWF